A DNA window from Takifugu flavidus isolate HTHZ2018 chromosome 15, ASM371156v2, whole genome shotgun sequence contains the following coding sequences:
- the rgs20 gene encoding regulator of G-protein signaling 20 isoform X2 yields MGSERMEMRKRQMSVQQESAAGGTAPTQQGQPGQQANPRGSNACCFCWCCCCSCSWNEDRDERSQKAAFDVKEGTADSEDCPKPTLEEVRTWGQSFDKLMCCPAGRNSFRQFLRTEFSEENMLFWLACDEFRREANKSAIEEKARAIYEDYISILSPKEVSLDSRVREAINRNMQEPNLHTFDDAQLQIYTLMQRDSYPRYMNSPVYKNLFNTLSEQSPES; encoded by the exons ATGGGATCAGAGCGGATGGAGATGCGAAAGAGGCAGATGTCGGTGCAGCAGGAGTCAGCAGCAGGGGGAACTGCACCGACCCAGCAGGGCCAGCCGGGCCAGCAGGCCAACCCACGAGGCTCCAATgcgtgctgcttctgctggtgctgctgctgtagctgttccTG GAATGAAGACCGGGATGAAAGGAGCCAAAAGGCCGCTTTTGACGTCAAGGAAGGGACCGCAGACTCTGAAGACTG CCCCAAGCCCACGCTGGAGGAAGTGCGCACGTGGGGGCAGTCGTTCGACAAGCTGATGTGCTGCCCAGCAGGGAGGAACTCCTTCCGACAGTTCCTCCGCACGGAGTTCAGTGAGGAGAACATGCTTTTCTGGTTAGCCTGCGATGAGTTCAGGAGAGAGGCGAACAAGAGCGCCATCGAGGAGAAGGCCCGGGCCATCTACGAGGACTACATCTCCATCTTGTCACCTAAAGAG GTGAGCCTTGATTCCCGGGTGCGTGAGGCGATCAACAGGAACATGCAGGAGCCCAACCTGCACACCTTCGATGACGCCCAGCTGCAGATCTACACACTAATGCAAAGAGACTCATACCCTCGCTACATGAACTCCCCAGTCTACAAAAACCTGTTCAACACTCTGTCGGAGCAGTCCCCTGAATCGTAG
- the rgs20 gene encoding regulator of G-protein signaling 20 isoform X1, with protein MDPLDSTSPQQPMGSERMEMRKRQMSVQQESAAGGTAPTQQGQPGQQANPRGSNACCFCWCCCCSCSWNEDRDERSQKAAFDVKEGTADSEDCPKPTLEEVRTWGQSFDKLMCCPAGRNSFRQFLRTEFSEENMLFWLACDEFRREANKSAIEEKARAIYEDYISILSPKEVSLDSRVREAINRNMQEPNLHTFDDAQLQIYTLMQRDSYPRYMNSPVYKNLFNTLSEQSPES; from the exons ATGGATCCACTTGATTCTACATCACCTCAGCAG CCCATGGGATCAGAGCGGATGGAGATGCGAAAGAGGCAGATGTCGGTGCAGCAGGAGTCAGCAGCAGGGGGAACTGCACCGACCCAGCAGGGCCAGCCGGGCCAGCAGGCCAACCCACGAGGCTCCAATgcgtgctgcttctgctggtgctgctgctgtagctgttccTG GAATGAAGACCGGGATGAAAGGAGCCAAAAGGCCGCTTTTGACGTCAAGGAAGGGACCGCAGACTCTGAAGACTG CCCCAAGCCCACGCTGGAGGAAGTGCGCACGTGGGGGCAGTCGTTCGACAAGCTGATGTGCTGCCCAGCAGGGAGGAACTCCTTCCGACAGTTCCTCCGCACGGAGTTCAGTGAGGAGAACATGCTTTTCTGGTTAGCCTGCGATGAGTTCAGGAGAGAGGCGAACAAGAGCGCCATCGAGGAGAAGGCCCGGGCCATCTACGAGGACTACATCTCCATCTTGTCACCTAAAGAG GTGAGCCTTGATTCCCGGGTGCGTGAGGCGATCAACAGGAACATGCAGGAGCCCAACCTGCACACCTTCGATGACGCCCAGCTGCAGATCTACACACTAATGCAAAGAGACTCATACCCTCGCTACATGAACTCCCCAGTCTACAAAAACCTGTTCAACACTCTGTCGGAGCAGTCCCCTGAATCGTAG
- the tcea1 gene encoding transcription elongation factor A protein 1 → MGKKEEEDIIRIAKKIDKMAQKKNGAGALDLLKELRSIPMTLELLQSTRIGMSVNAIRKQSTDEEVTSLAKSLIKSWKKLLDEPGGGEKTSEEKRKEQSTPVISSSQESPEAREESCSSSNNNSRSEPSDDTPSSFVNTFPRAASTSDPIRVKCREMLANALQTGDDYIAIGADCDELGAQIEDFIFQVFKNTDMKYKNRVRSRISNLKDVKNPNLRRTVLCGSITPERMAKMTAEEMASDELKEIRKNLTKEAVRDHQMATTGGTQTDLFTCGKCKGKHCTYTQVQTRSADEPMTTFVFCNGCGNRWKFC, encoded by the exons ATGGgcaaaaaggaggaagaggatatCATCAGGATTGCGAAAAAGATAGATAAGATGGCGCAGAAGAAAAACGGG GCTGGTGCTTTGGACCTACTGAAGGAGTTGCGGAGCATCCCTATGACTTTGGAGCTGCTTCAG TCAACCAGAATCGGGATGTCTGTTAATGCCATCCGCAAGCAGAGCACGGATGAAGAAGTAACATCCCTCGCAAAGTCCTTGATCAAATCATGGAAGAAACTATTGG ATGAGCCTGGTGGTGGAGAGAAAACctcagaggaaaagagaaaagagcaaAGTACACCCGTTATTTCTTCATCGCAGGAAAGCCCAGAGGCAAGAGAAGAAAG ctgctccagcagtaacaacaacagcaggagcGAGCCCTCCGACGACACCCCCAGCTCCTTCGTCAACACTTTTCCACGCGCCGCCAGCACCAGTGACCCCATCAGGGTCAAGTGCCGCGAGATGTTAGCCAACGCACTGCAGACTGGAG ACGATTATATTGCAATTGGTGCAGATTGTGACGAACTTGGCGCGCAGATCGAAGATT TCATATTTCAAGTGTTTAAGAACACAGACATGAAGTACAAAAACCGAGTGCGGAGCCGAATCTCAAATCTGAAGGATGTGAAGAATCCAAATTTGAGGAGAACTGTGCTGTGTGGGAGCATAACCCCTGAGCGGATGGCGAAGATGACTGCAGAG gaaATGGCCAGTGATGAACTGAAGGAAATCAGAAAGAATTTGACCAAAGAGGCTGTCAGGGACCACCAGATGGCCACCACCGGAGGCACCCAAACTGACCTATTCACCTGTGGCAAATGCAAGGGGAAGCACTGCACCTACACACAG GTACAGACTCGCAGCGCTGATGAGCCCATGACCACGTTTGTCTTCTGCAACGGATGCGGAAATAGATGGAAG TTCTGCTGA
- the LOC130539287 gene encoding oxygen-regulated protein 1: MSNTPPQEPPGPEMSFSSGQTLHSRPNQSMSDPSTSKRVCFYKSGDYKFSGHRMVINGRTFKTYDALLDALSKKVPLAFGVRTITTPRGTHLVKALDDLHDGGSYVCSDQKRVKPLNLEEVKRRQVPWNTTRPLSAGRRQRLQFGKRGEAANRPAKVTERVAVRTPKKLVVVSNRDPMFKRTIVLHRRSAPTFDALLDYLSQILQFPVLKLYSTDGRRVDGLAALILCSGVVVAASKEPFKLGNYDFHRGENQISQAMLMDTGSGLQPKTQNNKSVSSGRGSRNFSLSSERYIVEQVNKSQNGSKSGQLHHHGAPFEADHRHPGNSLEAPGADGAVKGQRALIVPHEDDIEKSFRVNEDGSMTVEMKVHLTIKEEEVLHWTTTLSRSSLSRKTVYASISESANSSPDSNNAVAKHSFSICEEETKEENCPSEPGRAVAFNKKHMHKGYPSATEKGKPVSRRVPTPGPRHVKKTASVESVTTVRSSGSQEHTLGHYSYMERMADGGTTEGYCLVRHSSSSSSSNRPVPKPRKTVGKDGSHAKRPSGVAEVLKIENNGMEVRETVMHIYENQGCFDNYYANEGYSSEYASLHASTSAVDSKPPTVSSSNDCDIDISPADSLQRQGEEILSLSSEPVVPDHKTETAASSRNHSTSNINRLLKSEKKHVAKPPRNQQGSKGSSKEAVAIPPIKNKNLSSEKHSSDKKNWTSPESAERGKKSNGPEKSLVKPVRKGAKKEEDILTSREHFKSSPSQEQNKSKVGAKATGHNVNTPSIRSQMKKNISGLLQPRKAPQPGKKTPSQDKSMATIASPKKLSGLSESFSRPSSLPPPCEVHKYVENWLEKVSSDRDPYSEEGFSDKSPPQEKVEFQIGGDSEENENDELCQSIVEQNAQHVTGLCAPPSSIRDGRAEHQEITLQTCIFAEAILSADHDAASAASKEKIKPIVQHICSAVQSIKRASDTNTPPSPDKTNSMDKFSNQVASVFGSSCKLFLSFLSVIILQDCITGGQSWGASEATMMMESLQKVSAAEDEEKQRVGLEDLRNKASFQLKKSWKDFMNLSDKTETETEITLSVKGVDVFEDQCLIIDELMGELNISQDLREVISSTVRLAPSFYPVEESTSLETEINQPDNANESEMGEEAGQGEVRDQMIANVQEEWETENDEQVGEELKQEMVVEVHHQWGKVKGRGTEESQGSEEELLEETEEEESNEETDEREAVEETEMEGDAFTEATEEGDEVEERLIGGTEDISEKDEIQTEGEDISDSGEEPVVFTGKDVVDNDNDQQGEEKVIEEKREEAKGENKKEDEVVEEGGQESAGDNYSMTTCQGEDEQESDQSIEQEGRYEDRKEVDEEGLDEDRESEVGLEEANVPNEAAEDLDMKINERANSDSKFEQTATEFPVKYSSEEHCEDDKGNGADTMTDDGEEHCDDRSNNLPHPVEISQELLDFVNSALQSSSLIFTYDAQGNVWLEPDNCRVVKTKQALIPKRSKDSQYGLKILPSPSTSDLSDYRPETSESWRSNPQESTDMATDSGEDTLERSVISKNKGETHRQKTNAEPANTGSSAEAFQNPQVESRGTISSFSSGIETPRESPPQAATEDTRCTSASLVEESPDGVLIDQGRWLLKENHLIRKSPPFSSGMYDNADSTSIDSGQENGEDTVTHTQAQLNPLTYFSSSEIEEMAKPKSPKCTYYKMPHGSDSDPFIDDGSLKSEKNATSGSKRRGFRVSPTIDTSKTWASKNGSLSSFTSVEFKMSDRKVHPEEESSAVVQARRTSSGGRRELQAQDSQDTLNLRCSPYCPIL, from the exons ATGAGCAACACGCCCCCTCAAGAGCCCCCTGGTCCAGAAATGTCCTTTAGCAGTGGGCAAACCTTACACTCTCGGCCCAACCAGTCAATGTCAGATCCATCAACGTCTAAACGAGTGTGCTTCTACAAAAGCGGTGACTATAAATTCAGCGGACATCGCATGGTCATCAATGGCCGCACCTTTAAAACATATGATGCCCTCCTGGATGCTCTGTCCAAGAAAGTGCCTCTTGCTTTTGGAGTGCGGACCATTACCACACCAAGAGGGACCCACCTGGTTAAAGCCTTGGATGACTTGCACGATGGCGGGTCATACGTGTGTTCCGATCAGAAACGGGTGAAGCCGTTAAATTTGGAAGAGGTGAAACGGCGGCAGGTACCCTGGAACACCACCAGACCCCTCAGTGCAGGGCGACGACAGCGCCTCCAGTTTGGCAAAAGGGGCGAAGCTGCCAATAGGCCAGCAAAGGTCACTGAAAGGGTGGCAGTCAGGACACCAAAAAAGCTTGTGGTCGTGAGTAACAGGGATCCAATGTTCAAACGCACGATTGTGCTGCACAGAAGATCAGCGCCCACTTTTGATGCTCTGCTGGATTATTTGTCCCAGATTCTGCAGTTTCCAGTGTTGAAACTTTACTCGACAGATGGTAGAAGG gTTGATGGACTCGCAGCACTCATTCTGTGCTCCGGTGTTGTTGTGGCAGCATCGAAAGAGCCATTCAAATTAGGCAACTATGATTTTCACAGAGGAGAAAACCAGATAAGCCAAGCAATGCTCATGGACACTGGGTCGGGGTTGCAACCAAAAACAC AGAACAACAAATCTGTTTCAAGTGGAAGAGGCTCAAGGAACTTCTCATTGTCATCAGAGAGATATATTGTTGAGCAAGTGAACAAATCTCAGAATGGAAGCAAAAGTGGCCAGCTGCATCATCACGGCGCGCCATTTGAGGCAGACCACAGACATCCTGGCAACTCTCTGGAGGCCCCTGGAGCTGATGGCGCTGTCAAAGGGCAGCGTGCGTTAATTGTACCTCACGAAGATGACATCGAAAAGTCGTTCCGTGTGAATGAGGATGGCAGTATGACGGTGGAGATGAAGGTTCATCTAACCATCAAGGAGGAGGAAGTGCTACATTGGACCACCACACTGAGCCGCTCCAGCCTTAGCAGGAAGACTGTTTATGCTTCCATTTCGGAGTCAGCCAACAGCTCGCCTGACTCAAACAATGCAGTTGCCAAACACTCCTTCAGCATCTGTGAGGAGGAAACCAAGGAGGAGAACTGTCCCTCTGAACCTGGGAGAGCTGTTGCTTTTAACAAGAAGCACATGCACAAAGGCTATCCCTCagcaacagaaaaaggaaaacccgTGTCAAGACGTGTCCCTACACCAGGTCCACGCCATGTTAAAAAGACGGCCTCTGTCGAGAGCGTGACAACAGTGAGGAGTTCTGGATCTCAAGAGCATACCCTGGGTCATTATTCCTACATGGAGAGGATGGCAGATGGCGGGACTACTGAGGGATACTGCCTCGTcaggcacagcagcagcagcagcagcagcaacagaccaGTCCCCAAACCTCGGAAAACTGTGGGCAAGGACGGTAGTCATGCCAAGAGGCCCTCAGGAGTCGCCGAAGTTCTCAAGATAGAGAATAACGGGATGGAGGTCAGAGAAACTGTGATGCATATTTATGAAAATCAAGGCTGCTTCGATAACTATTATGCAAATGAGGGTTATAGTTCAGAATATGCATCTTTGCATGCTTCTACTTCCGCAGTTGATAGCAAACCTCCCACGGTCTCATCCAGTAACGATTGTGACATAGACATTTCTCCTGCGGACTCTCTGCAAAGACAGGGGGAGGAGATACTATCATTGTCATCAGAGCCTGTAGTTCCAGACCATAAAACAGAAACTGCAGCAAGTTCTAGAAACCACAGCACTTCAAACATCAACAGACTTTTGAAGAGTGAAAAGAAACACGTGGCCAAGCCCCCAAGGAATCAACAGGGTTCAAAGGGTAGTTCAAAAGAGGCTGTAGCAATCCCtcccattaaaaacaaaaatttaTCATCTGAAAAACACAGTAGTGATAAAAAGAATTGGACTTCTCCTGAGAGTGCTGAACGTGGTAAGAAGAGCAATGGCCCTGAAAAATCTCTAGTTAAGCCGGTTAGAAAAGGTGCcaagaaagaggaggacatCTTAACCTCAAGAGAACATTTCAAAAGCAGCCCATcacaggaacaaaacaaaagtaaagTAGGGGCCAAAGCCACTGGTCATAATGTGAATACCCCAAGCATAAGATcgcaaatgaagaaaaacatctctggcCTTTTACAGCCCAGAAAAGCACCGCAGCCAGGCAAAAAAACACCTAGTCAGGACAAATCCATGGCCACCATTGCATCGCCAAAAAAGCTTTCTGGTTTAAGTGAGAGTTTTTCGAGGCCTTCTTCCCTACCCCCGCCCTGTGAGGTCCACAAGTATGTTGAGAACTGGTTAGAGAAAGTCAGCTCGGACAGGGACCCATACTCCGAGGAGGGCTTTTCAGATAAATCACCACCTCAGGAAAAAGTTGAGTTTCAGATCGGCGGAGAttctgaagaaaatgaaaatgacgaGCTTTGTCAATCAATAGTCGAACAAAATGCACAGCATGTGACAGGTTTGTGTGCTCCGCCGTCAAGCATCCGAGACGGGCGTGCAGAACACCAGGAGATTACATTACAGACGTGTATATTTGCAGAGGCAATCCTTTCAGCAGACCATGACGCAGCTTCAGCTGCCTccaaagaaaagataaaaccCATCGTGCAACACATTTGCTCTGCGGTGCAATCCATCAAAAGAGCATCGGACACCAACACACCGCCCAGTCCTGACAAGACCAACAGCATGGATAAATTTTCAAACCAGGTGGCTTCAGTTTTTGGCTCATCCTGCAAACTCTTCCTGTCCTTCTTGTCTGTGATTATTCTGCAAGATTGCATAACTGGCGGCCAATCATGGGGCGCCTCTGAGGCTACAATGATGATGGAATCCCTGCAGAAAGTTTCTGCGgctgaggatgaggaaaagCAGCGGGTTGGCTTGGAAGATCTGCGGAACAAAGCGTCctttcagttaaaaaaaagctggaaaGATTTCATGAACTTGAGTGACAAGActgaaacagagacagagataaCGTTGAGTGTTAAAGGGGTTGATGTTTTTGAggatcagtgtttaataattGATGAGCTGATGGGGGAACTGAATATTTCTCAAGATCTCAGAGAGGTGATTTCTTCAACAGTCAGGCTAGCCCCAAGTTTTTATCCTGTAGAGGAAAGCACCTCCTTGGAAACTGAAATAAACCAGCCGGACAACGCAAATGAGTCTGAAATGGGAGAAGAAGCGGGACAGGGGGAGGTGAGAGATCAAATGATTGCAAATGTGCAGGAGGAATGGGAAACTGAAAATGATGAGCAAGTAGGGGAAGAACTAAAGCAAGAGATGGTTGTGGAGGTGCACCATCAATGGGGCAAGGTAAAGGGAAGGGGGACAGAAGAGTCTCAAGGGTCAGAGGAGGAATTactggaggagacagaagaagaagagagtaaTGAAGAGACTGATGAGAGGGAAGCTGTtgaagagacagagatggaaggAGATGCTTTCACTGAGGCCACAGAAGAAGGTGATGAGGTAGAGGAAAGGTTGATAGGGGGTACAGAAGACATAAGTGAGAAAGATGAGATACAAACTGAAGGTGAAGACATAAGCGACAGCGGAGAAGAACCTGTTGTGTTCACGGGGAAAGACGTGGTGGACAATGATAATGACCAGCAGGGTGAGGAGAAGGTTAttgaagagaagagagaggaggctaaagggGAAAACAAGAAGGAGGATGAAGTGGTAGAAGAGGGTGGACAAGAAAGTGCTGGGGACAATTACAGTATGACTACATGCCAGGGAGAGGATGAACAAGAATCAGATCAAAGTATAGAACAGGAAGGGAGGTATGAGGACCGCAAAGAGGTAGATGAGGAAGGATTagatgaagacagagaatcAGAAGTTGGGTTAGAGGAAGCCAATGTTCCcaatgaagctgcagaagaTCTTGATATGAAAATTAACGAAAGAGCAAATTCAGACTCTAAATTCGAACAAACGGCTACTGAATTTCCAGTCAAATATTCCTCTGAGGAGCATTGCGAGGACGATAAAGGTAATGGTGCAGACACAATgacagatgatggagaggagcaCTGCGACGACAGAAGCAACAATCTACCACATCCGGTGGAAATATCACAGGAATTGCTGGACTTTGTCAACTCTGCCCTACAGTCCTCATCCCTTATATTCACCTATGATGCGCAAGGGAATGTCTGGCTGGAGCCAGACAACTGTCGAGTTGTAAAAACTAAACAAGCTCTCATACCGAAAAGAAGTAAGGATAGTCAGTATGGTCTAAAAATCCTGCCAAGCCCAAGcacctctgacctgtctgattACAGGCCAGAAACGTCGGAAAGTTGGCGATCTAATCCCCAGGAATCTACAGATATGGCCACAGACAGTGGAGAAGATACTTTGGAGAGGTCTGTCATTAgcaaaaacaaaggagaaaCCCATCGTCAGAAGACTAACGCAGAGCCAGCAAACACTGGGAGTAGTGCAGAGGCCTTTCAAAATCCTCAGGTGGAAAGCAGAGGTACTATTTCATCTTTCAGCTCAGGGATTGAAACCCCAAGGGAGAGTCCACCTCAAGCTGCCACAGAGGACACACGGTGCACCTCTGCCTCTTTGGTGGAAGAATCCCCTGATGGGGTTTTGATAGACCAAGGCAGATGGCTGCTCAAAGAAAATCACCTCATCAGAAAATCTCCCCCATTCTCATCGGGAATGTATGACAACGCCGATAGCACGTCCATAGATTCGGGCCAGGAGAATGGCGAGGATACTGTGACCCATACTCAAGCCCAGCTCAACCCTCTCACATATTTTTCCTCATCAGAAATTGAGGAGATGGCAAAGCCCAAAAGTCCTAAATGCACCTACTACAAAATGCCACACGGGAGCGATTCCGATCCCTTTATAGATGATGGCAGTTTGAAAAGTGAGAAAAATGCAACAAGTGGCAGTAAAAGAAGAGGATTCCGCGTGTCTCCCACTATTGACACTTCCAAAACTTGGGCGAGTAAAAATGGGAGTCTGTCTTCATTCACATCAGTCGAGTTTAAAATGTCAGACAGGAAAGTCCATCCTGAAGAGGAATCCTCAGCTGTGGTACAAGCAAGGAGGACATCTA